In a genomic window of Mus pahari chromosome 8, PAHARI_EIJ_v1.1, whole genome shotgun sequence:
- the Tox4 gene encoding TOX high mobility group box family member 4: MEFPGGNDNYLTITGPSHPFLSGAETFHTPSLGDEEFEIPPISLDSDPSLAVSDVVGHFDDLADPSSSQDGSFSAQYGVQTLDMPVGMTHGLMEQGGGLLSGGLTMDLDHSIGTQYSANPPVTIDVPMTDMTSGLMGHSQLTTIDQSELSSQLGLSLGGGTILPPAQSPEDRLSTTPSPTNSLHEDGVDDFRRQLPAQKTVVVETGKKQKAPKKRKKKDPNEPQKPVSAYALFFRDTQAAIKGQNPNATFGEVSKIVASMWDSLGEEQKQVYKRKTEAAKKEYLKALAAYKDNQECQATVETVELDPVPQSQTPSPPPVTTADPASPAPASTESPALPSCIIVNSTLSSYVANQASSGPGGQPNITKLIITKQMLPSSITMSQGGMVTVIPATVVTSRGLQLGQTSTATIQPSQQAQIVTRSVLQAAATAAASMQLPPPRLQPPPLQQMPQPPTQQQVTILQQPPPLQAMQQPPPQKVRINLQQQPPPLQSKIVPPPTLKIQTTVVPPTVESSPEQPVNSSPEAHTVEATSPEAICEMIADVVPEVESPSQMDVELVSGSPVTLSPQPRCVRSGCENPPVISKDWDNEYCSNECVVKHCRDVFLAWVASRNPNSVVFVK; this comes from the exons ATGGAG TTTCCCGGAGGAAATGACAATTACTTGACGATCACTGGGCCCTCGCACCCTTTCCTGTCAGGGGCCGAG ACATTCCATACACCAAGCCTGGGCGATGAGGAATTTGAAATCCCACCTATCTCCTTGGACTCTGACCCCTCACTGGCTGTCTCAGATGTGGTTGGCCACTTTGATGACCTGGCAGACCCCTCCTCTTCACAGGATGGCAGCTTTTCAGCTCAATACGGGGTCCAGACATTGGACATGCCTGTGGGCATGACCCATGGCTTGATGGAGCAGGGCGGGGGGCTCCTGAGTGGGGGCTTGACTATG GACCTGGACCATTCTATAGGAACTCAGTATAGTGCCAACCCACCTGTTACAATTGATGTACCAATGACAGACATGACATCTGGCTTAATGGGACACAGCCAGTTGACCACTATTGATCAGTCAGAACTGAGTTCTCAACTTGGTTTGAGTTTAGGAGGTGGCACCATCTTGCCACCTGCCCAGTCACCTGAGGATCGTCTTTCAACTACTCCTTCACCTACCAATTCACTTCATGAGGATGGTGTTGATGATTTCCGGAGG CAACTTCCTGCCCAGAAGACAGTGGTAGTGGAAACAGGGAAAAAGCAAAAGGCtcccaagaagagaaaaaagaaagacccaAATGAACCTCAGAAGCCAGTCTCTGCGTATGCATTGTTCTTCCGAGATACGCAGGCTGCCATCAAGGGACAGAACCCGAATGCAACCTTTGGTGAGGTATCGAAGATTGTGGCTTCCATGTGGGACagtcttggagaagagcaaaAGCAG GTGTACAAGCGGAAGACTGAGGCTGCCAAGAAAGAGTATCTCAAGGCACTAGCTGCTTATAAAGACAACCAGGAATGCCAG GCTACTGTGGAAACAGTGGAATTAGATCCTGTACCACAGTCACAgactccttccccacctcctgtgACTACTGCTGACCCAGCATCTCCAGCACCAGCCTCAACGGAGTCTCCTGCTTTGCCCTCTTGCATCATAGTTAATTCCACACTTTCATCTTACGTGGCAAACCAGGCGTCTTCTGGGCCTGGAGGTCAGCCCAATATTACCAAATTGATTATTACCAAACAGATGTTGCCTTCTTCTATCACCATGTCCCAAGGAGGAATGGTTACTGTTATCCCAGCCACAGTGGTTACCTCCCGTGGGCTCCAGCTAGGCCAAACAAGTACAGCTACTATTCAGCCAAGCCAGCAGGCCCAGATTGTCACCCGGTCAGTGTTgcaagcagcagcaacagctgcTGCTTCCATGCAACTGCCTCCACCCCGACTACAGCCTCCTCCGTTGCAACAGATGCCTCAGCCCCCTACTCAACAGCAAGTCACCATTCTACAGCAACCCCCTCCACTTCAGGCCATGCAGCAACCTCCACCTCAGAAAGTTAGAATCAACTTACAGCAGCAGCCACCTCCTCTGCAGAGCAAGATTGTGCCTCCACCCACTCTGAAAATACAGACTACTGTGGTCCCTCCAACTGTAGAAAGCAGTCCTGAGCAGCCAGTGAACAGCAGCCCCGAGGCCCACACAGTGGAGGCAACCTCTCCTGAGGCAATCTGTGAAATGATCGCAGATGTAGTTCCTGAG GTGGAGTCTCCTTCTCAGATGGATGTTGAATTGGTGAGTGGATCCCCTGTGACACTGTCACCTCAGCCTCGATGTGTGAGGTCTGGTTGTGAGAACCCTCCTGTTATCAGTAAGGACTGGGACAACGAATACTGCAGCAACGAGTGTGTGGTGAAGCACTGCAG GGATGTATTCTTGGCCTGGGTGGCCTCTAGAAATCCAAACTCTGTGGTGTTTGTGAAGTAG
- the Mettl3 gene encoding N6-adenosine-methyltransferase catalytic subunit, which translates to MSDTWSSIQAHKKQLDSLRERLQRRRKQDSGHLDLRNPEAALSPTFRSDSPVPTLPTSSGPKPSTTSVVPELATDPELEKKLLHHLSDLALTLPTDAVSIRLAISTPDAPATQDGVESLLQKFAAQELIEVKRGLLQDDAHPTLVTYADHSKLSAMMGAVAEKKGLGEVAGTIAGQKRRAEQDLTTVTAFASSLASGLASSASEPAKEPAKKSRKHAASDVDLEIESLLNQQSTKEQQSKKVSQEILELLNTTTAKEQSIVEKFRSRGRAQVQEFCDYGTKEECMKASDADRPCRKLHFRRIINKHTDESLGDCSFLNTCFHMDTCKYVHYEIDACVDSESPGSKERMPSQELALTQSVGGDSSADRLFPPQWICCDIRYLDVSILGKFAVVMADPPWDIHMELPYGTLTDDEMRRLNIPVLQDDGFLFLWVTGRAMELGRECLNLWGYERVDEIIWVKTNQLQRIIRTGRTGHWLNHGKEHCLVGVKGNPQGFNQGLDCDVIVAEVRSTSHKPDEIYGMIERLSPGTRKIELFGRPHNVQPNWITLGNQLDGIHLLDPDVVARFKQRYPDGIISKPKNL; encoded by the exons ATGTCGGACACGTGGAGCTCTATCCAGGCCCATAAGAAACAGCTGGACTCGCTTCGCGAGAGACTGCAGCGGCGACGGAAGCAGGACTCTGGGCACTTGG ATTTAAGGAACCCAGAAGCAGCACTGTCCCCAACCTTCCGTAGTGATAGCCCCGTGCCTACTCTCCCTACCTCTAGCGGCCCTAAGCCCAGCACGACGTCTGTGGTCCCTGAACTAGCTACAGACCCTGAGTTAGAGAAGAAGTTGCTACACCACCTCTCAGATCTGGCCTTAACCTTGCCCACCGATGCTGTTTCCATCCGTCTTGCCATCTCTACG CCAGATGCACCTGCCACTCAAGATGGGGTAGAAAGCCTTCTCCAGAAATTTGCTGCCCAGGAGTTGATTGAGGTAAAGCGAGGTCTCCTCCAAGATGATGCACATCCTACTCTTGTGACTTATGCTGACCACTCCAAGCTGTCTGCCATGATGGGGGCTGTGGCAGAAAAGAAAGGTCTTGGAGAGGTAGCAGGGACCATCGCAGGGCAGAAACGGCGTGCAGAACAGGATTTGACTACAGTGACTGCCTTTGCCAGCTCTTTAGCATCTGGCCTGGCCTCTTCAGCATCAGAACCAGCTAAGGAGCCAGCTAAGAAGTCAAGGAAGCACGCTGCCTCCGATGTTGATCTGGAGATAGAAAGTCTTCTGAACCAACAGTCGACGAAAGAACAGCAGAGCAAGAAG GTCAGTCAGGAGATCCTAGAGCTATTAAATACCACAACAGCCAAGGAACAGTCCATTGTTGAAAAGTTTCGCTCTCGAGGTCGGGCCCAGGTGCAAGAATTTTGTGACTATGGGACCAAGGAAGAGTGCATGAAAGCCAGTGACGCTGACCGGCCTTGTCGCAAGCTGCACTTCAG ACGAATTATCAATAAGCACACTGATGAGTCTTTAGGTGACTGTTCTTTCCTTAACACATGTTTCCACATGGATACCTGCAAATATGTTCACTATGAGATTGATGCTTGTGTTGATTCTGAGAGTCCTGGCAGCAAGGAGCGTATGCCAAGCCAGGAGCTTGCTCTTACCCAGAGTGTTGGGGGTGACTCCAGTGCAGACCGACTCTTCCCGCCTCAG TGGATCTGTTGTGATATCCGCTACCTGGACGTCAGTATCTTGGGCAAATTTGCAGTTGTGATGGCTGACCCACCTTGGGATATTCACATGGAGCTACCGTATGGGACGTTAACAGATGATGAGATGCGCAGGCTCAATATACCAGTACTACAGGATGatggctttcttttcctctgggtCACAGGCAG GGCCATGGAATTGGGCAGAGAATGTCTGAACCTCTGGGG TTACGAACGGGTGGATGAAATCATCTGGGTGAAGACTAATCAGCTGCAGCGCATCATTAGGACAGGCCGGACGGGTCACTGGTTAAACCACGGGAAGGAACACTGCTTG GTTGGTGTCAAAGGAAATCCCCAAGGCTTCAACCAGGGTCTGGATTGTGATGTGATTGTAGCTGAG GTTCGTTCCACCAGTCATAAACCAGATGAAATATATGGCATGATTGAGAGACTGTCCCCTGGCACTCGCAAGATTGAGTTATTTGGACGACCACACAACGTGCAGCCCAACTG GATTACTCTTGGAAACCAACTGGATGGGATACACCTACTAGACCCAGATGTGGTTGCCCGGTTTAAGCAAAGGTATCCGGACGGCATCATCTCTAAACCTAAGAATTTATAG
- the Sall2 gene encoding sal-like protein 2 isoform X1, which translates to MSRRKQRRPQQLISDCEGPSASENGDASEEDHPQVCAKCCAQFSDPTEFLAHQNSCCTDPPVMVIIGGQENPSNSSASSAPRPEGHSRSQVMDTEHSNPPDSGSSGPPDPTWGPERRGEESSGHFLVAATGTAAGGGGGLILASPKLGATPLPPESTPAPPPPPPPPPPPGVGSGHLNIPLILEELRVLQQRQIHQMQMTEQICRQVLLLGSLGQAVGAPASPSELPGTGAASSTKPLLPLFSPIKPAQTGKTLASSSSSSSSSGAEPPKQAFFHLYHPLGSQHPFSVGGVGRSHKPTPAPSPALPGSTDQLIASPHLAFPGTTGLLAAQCLGAARGLEAAASPGLLKPKNGSGELGYGEVISSLEKPGGRHKCRFCAKVFGSDSALQIHLRSHTGERPYKCNVCGNRFTTRGNLKVHFHRHREKYPHVQMNPHPVPEHLDYVITSSGLPYGMSVPPEKAEEEAATPGGGVERKPLVASTTALSATESLTLLSTGTSAAVAPGLPTFNKFVLMKAVEPKSKADENTPPGSEGSAIAGVADSGSATRMQLSKLVTSLPSWALLTNHLKSTGSFPFPYVLEPLGASPSETSKLQQLVEKIDRQGAVAVASTASGAPTTSAPAPSSSASGPNQCVICLRVLSCPRALRLHYGQHGGERPFKCKVCGRAFSTRGNLRAHFVGHKTSPAARAQNSCPICQKKFTNAVTLQQHVRMHLGGQIPNGGSTLSEGAGAAQENSSEQSTASGPGSFPQPQSQQPSPEEMSEEEEEDEEEEEDVTDEDSLAGRGSESGGEKAISVRGDSEEVSGAEEEVATSVAVPTTGKEKDSNEKAPQHTLPPPPPPPDNLDHPQPMEQGTSDISGGMEEEAKLEGTSSPMAALTQEAEGTSTPLVEELNLPEAMKKEPGENSGRKACEICGQSFPTQTALEEHQKTHPKDGPLFTCVFCRQGFLDRATLKKHMLLAHHQVPPFAPHGPQNIATLSLVPGCSSSIPSSGLSPFPRKDDPTMP; encoded by the coding sequence GTGATGCTAGCGAGGAAGACCACCCCCAAGTCTGTGCCAAATGCTGCGCACAATTCTCTGACCCGACCGAATTCCTCGCTCACCAGAACTCATGTTGCACTGACCCACCGGTAATGGTGATTATTGGGGGCCAGGAGAATCCCAGCAACTCTTCAGCCTCCTCTGCACCCCGACCAGAGGGCCATAGTAGGTCCCAGGTCATGGACACAGAGCACAGCAATCCCCCAGATTCTGGGTCCTCCGGGCCCCCGGATCCCACTTGGGGGCCAGAGCGGAGGGGAGAGGAATCTTCTGGGCATTTCCTGGTCGCTGCCACAGGCACAGCGGCCGGGGGAGGTGGGGGCCTGATCCTGGCCAGTCCCAAGCTGGGGGCAACCCCATTACCTCCAGAATCCACTCCtgcaccccctcctccccctcctccccctccccctccaggtgTAGGCAGTGGCCACCTGAACATTCCTCTGATCTTGGAAGAGCTGCGGGTGCTGCAGCAGCGCCAGATTCATCAGATGCAGATGACTGAGCAAATCTGCCGCCAGGTGCTGCTACTTGGCTCCTTAGGGCAGGCGGTGGGTGCCCCTGCCAGTCCCTCAGAGCTACCCGGGACAGGGGCTGCCTCTTCCACCAAGCCCCTACTGCCTCTCTTCAGTCCCATCAAGCCAGCACAAACTGGCAAGACACTGGCATCTTCCTCCtcatcatcctcctcctcaggagCAGAACCACCTAAGCAGGCTTTCTTCCACCTTTACCATCCACTGGGATCACAGCATCCCTTCTCTGTAGGAGGGGTTGGGCGGAGCCACAaacccacccctgccccttcccctgccctaCCAGGCAGCACGGATCAGCTGATTGCCTCACCTCATCTGGCATTCCCAGGCACCACCGGACTCCTGGCAGCTCAGTGTCTTGGGGCAGCAAGGGGCCTTGAGGCTGCCGCCTCCCCAGGGCTCCTGAAGCCAAAGAACGGAAGTGGTGAACTGGGCTATGGGGAAGTGATCAGTTCCTTGGAGAAACCCGGCGGAAGGCACAAATGCCGCTTTTGTGCAAAAGTATTCGGCAGTGACAGCGCCCTGCAGATCCACCTTCGTTCCCACACTGGTGAGAGGCCCTATAAGTGCAACGTCTGTGGTAACCGTTTCACTACTCGGGGTAACCTCAAAGTACATTTCCACCGGCATCGGGAGAAGTACCCGCATGTGCAAATGAATCCGCATCCAGTACCAGAGCACCTAGACTACGTCATCACCAGCAGTGGGCTGCCTTATGGAATGTCTGTGCCAccagagaaagcagaggaggaggcagccacACCAGGCGGGGGAGTTGAACGCAAACCACTAGTGGCCTCCACCACAGCACTCAGTGCCACAGAGAGCCTGACACTGCTCTCCACAGGCACAAGCGCAGCAGTGGCTCCTGGGCTCCCTACTTTCAACAAGTTTGTCCTCATGAAGGCAGTGGAGCCCAAGAGTAAAGCGGATGAGAACACTCCCCCAGGGAGTGAGGGCTCCGCCATCGCTGGAGTAGCAGACAGTGGCTCAGCAACCCGAATGCAGCTAAGTAAGCTGGTGACGTCACTACCGAGTTGGGCACTGCTTACTAATCACTTGAAGTCAACTGGAAGTTTCCCCTTCCCTTATGTGCTAGAACCCTTGGGGGCTTCgccttctgagacctcaaagctgcAGCAGCTAGTGGAAAAGATTGACCGCCAAGGAGCTGTGGCGGTGGCGTCTACTGCCTCCGGAGCTCCCACTACTTCTGCCCCTGCACCTTCATCCTCCGCTTCTGGACCTAACCAGTGTGTCATCTGTCTCCGGGTGCTGAGCTGCCCTCGGGCTCTACGCCTGCATTATGGCCAACATGGAGGTGAGCGGCCCTTCAAGTGTAAAGTGTGTGGCCGAGCTTTCTCCACAAGGGGCAATTTGCGCGCACATTTCGTGGGTCACAAGACCAGTCCAGCTGCCCGGGCTCAGAACTCCTGCCCCATTTGCCAGAAGAAGTTCACTAATGCTGTCACTCTGCAGCAACATGTTCGGATGCACCTGGGGGGCCAGATCCCCAACGGGGGTTCCACACTTTCTGAAGGTGCGGGAGCTGCCCAGGAAAACAGCTCTGAGCAGTCTACAGCCTCTGGACCAGGGAGTTTCCCCCAGCCGCAGTCCCAGCAACCATCTCCAGAAGAAAtgtctgaggaagaggaagaggatgaggaagaagaggaagacgtGACAGATGAAGATTCCCTAGCAGGAAGAGGCtcagagagtgggggagagaaggcCATATCAGTGCGAGGTGACTCAGAAGAGGTATCTGGGGCAGAGGAAGAAGTGGCAACATCAGTAGCGGTACCCACCACGGGGAAGGAGAAGGACAGTAATGAGAAAGCCCCTCAACACACTCTGCCGCCGCCTCCGCCACCACCCGACAACCTGGATCATCCCCAACCCATGGAGCAGGGAACCAGTGATATTTCCGGAGGCATGGAGGAAGAGGCCAAACTGGAGGGAACCTCAAGCCCCATGGCAGCCCTCACCCAAGAAGCGGAGGGCACCAGCACCCCTTTGGTGGAAGAGCTGAACTTACCGGAAGCCATGAAAAAGGAGCCAGGAGAGAACAGCGGCAGGAAGGCCTGTGAAATATGTGGCCAGAGCTTTCCCACCCAGACAGCTCTGGAGGAGCATCAGAAGACCCATCCCAAGGATGGGCCACTCTTCACTTGTGTCTTCTGCAGGCAGGGCTTCCTTGACCGTGCTACCCTCAAGAAGCACATGCTGTTGGCTCACCACCAGGTACCACCCTTTGCACCCCATGGCCCTCAGAATATTGCTACTCTTTCCttggtccctggatgttcctcctccatcccttcttcaGGGCTCTCCCCATTCCCTCGAAAAGATGACCCTACCATGCCATGA
- the Sall2 gene encoding sal-like protein 2 isoform X2, which translates to MAQENGSSSRLGGPCGEPAERGGDASEEDHPQVCAKCCAQFSDPTEFLAHQNSCCTDPPVMVIIGGQENPSNSSASSAPRPEGHSRSQVMDTEHSNPPDSGSSGPPDPTWGPERRGEESSGHFLVAATGTAAGGGGGLILASPKLGATPLPPESTPAPPPPPPPPPPPGVGSGHLNIPLILEELRVLQQRQIHQMQMTEQICRQVLLLGSLGQAVGAPASPSELPGTGAASSTKPLLPLFSPIKPAQTGKTLASSSSSSSSSGAEPPKQAFFHLYHPLGSQHPFSVGGVGRSHKPTPAPSPALPGSTDQLIASPHLAFPGTTGLLAAQCLGAARGLEAAASPGLLKPKNGSGELGYGEVISSLEKPGGRHKCRFCAKVFGSDSALQIHLRSHTGERPYKCNVCGNRFTTRGNLKVHFHRHREKYPHVQMNPHPVPEHLDYVITSSGLPYGMSVPPEKAEEEAATPGGGVERKPLVASTTALSATESLTLLSTGTSAAVAPGLPTFNKFVLMKAVEPKSKADENTPPGSEGSAIAGVADSGSATRMQLSKLVTSLPSWALLTNHLKSTGSFPFPYVLEPLGASPSETSKLQQLVEKIDRQGAVAVASTASGAPTTSAPAPSSSASGPNQCVICLRVLSCPRALRLHYGQHGGERPFKCKVCGRAFSTRGNLRAHFVGHKTSPAARAQNSCPICQKKFTNAVTLQQHVRMHLGGQIPNGGSTLSEGAGAAQENSSEQSTASGPGSFPQPQSQQPSPEEMSEEEEEDEEEEEDVTDEDSLAGRGSESGGEKAISVRGDSEEVSGAEEEVATSVAVPTTGKEKDSNEKAPQHTLPPPPPPPDNLDHPQPMEQGTSDISGGMEEEAKLEGTSSPMAALTQEAEGTSTPLVEELNLPEAMKKEPGENSGRKACEICGQSFPTQTALEEHQKTHPKDGPLFTCVFCRQGFLDRATLKKHMLLAHHQVPPFAPHGPQNIATLSLVPGCSSSIPSSGLSPFPRKDDPTMP; encoded by the exons ATGGCGCAGGAAAACGGGAGCAGCTCTCGACTCGGGGGACCCTGCGGGGAGCCTGCGGAGCGCGGAG GTGATGCTAGCGAGGAAGACCACCCCCAAGTCTGTGCCAAATGCTGCGCACAATTCTCTGACCCGACCGAATTCCTCGCTCACCAGAACTCATGTTGCACTGACCCACCGGTAATGGTGATTATTGGGGGCCAGGAGAATCCCAGCAACTCTTCAGCCTCCTCTGCACCCCGACCAGAGGGCCATAGTAGGTCCCAGGTCATGGACACAGAGCACAGCAATCCCCCAGATTCTGGGTCCTCCGGGCCCCCGGATCCCACTTGGGGGCCAGAGCGGAGGGGAGAGGAATCTTCTGGGCATTTCCTGGTCGCTGCCACAGGCACAGCGGCCGGGGGAGGTGGGGGCCTGATCCTGGCCAGTCCCAAGCTGGGGGCAACCCCATTACCTCCAGAATCCACTCCtgcaccccctcctccccctcctccccctccccctccaggtgTAGGCAGTGGCCACCTGAACATTCCTCTGATCTTGGAAGAGCTGCGGGTGCTGCAGCAGCGCCAGATTCATCAGATGCAGATGACTGAGCAAATCTGCCGCCAGGTGCTGCTACTTGGCTCCTTAGGGCAGGCGGTGGGTGCCCCTGCCAGTCCCTCAGAGCTACCCGGGACAGGGGCTGCCTCTTCCACCAAGCCCCTACTGCCTCTCTTCAGTCCCATCAAGCCAGCACAAACTGGCAAGACACTGGCATCTTCCTCCtcatcatcctcctcctcaggagCAGAACCACCTAAGCAGGCTTTCTTCCACCTTTACCATCCACTGGGATCACAGCATCCCTTCTCTGTAGGAGGGGTTGGGCGGAGCCACAaacccacccctgccccttcccctgccctaCCAGGCAGCACGGATCAGCTGATTGCCTCACCTCATCTGGCATTCCCAGGCACCACCGGACTCCTGGCAGCTCAGTGTCTTGGGGCAGCAAGGGGCCTTGAGGCTGCCGCCTCCCCAGGGCTCCTGAAGCCAAAGAACGGAAGTGGTGAACTGGGCTATGGGGAAGTGATCAGTTCCTTGGAGAAACCCGGCGGAAGGCACAAATGCCGCTTTTGTGCAAAAGTATTCGGCAGTGACAGCGCCCTGCAGATCCACCTTCGTTCCCACACTGGTGAGAGGCCCTATAAGTGCAACGTCTGTGGTAACCGTTTCACTACTCGGGGTAACCTCAAAGTACATTTCCACCGGCATCGGGAGAAGTACCCGCATGTGCAAATGAATCCGCATCCAGTACCAGAGCACCTAGACTACGTCATCACCAGCAGTGGGCTGCCTTATGGAATGTCTGTGCCAccagagaaagcagaggaggaggcagccacACCAGGCGGGGGAGTTGAACGCAAACCACTAGTGGCCTCCACCACAGCACTCAGTGCCACAGAGAGCCTGACACTGCTCTCCACAGGCACAAGCGCAGCAGTGGCTCCTGGGCTCCCTACTTTCAACAAGTTTGTCCTCATGAAGGCAGTGGAGCCCAAGAGTAAAGCGGATGAGAACACTCCCCCAGGGAGTGAGGGCTCCGCCATCGCTGGAGTAGCAGACAGTGGCTCAGCAACCCGAATGCAGCTAAGTAAGCTGGTGACGTCACTACCGAGTTGGGCACTGCTTACTAATCACTTGAAGTCAACTGGAAGTTTCCCCTTCCCTTATGTGCTAGAACCCTTGGGGGCTTCgccttctgagacctcaaagctgcAGCAGCTAGTGGAAAAGATTGACCGCCAAGGAGCTGTGGCGGTGGCGTCTACTGCCTCCGGAGCTCCCACTACTTCTGCCCCTGCACCTTCATCCTCCGCTTCTGGACCTAACCAGTGTGTCATCTGTCTCCGGGTGCTGAGCTGCCCTCGGGCTCTACGCCTGCATTATGGCCAACATGGAGGTGAGCGGCCCTTCAAGTGTAAAGTGTGTGGCCGAGCTTTCTCCACAAGGGGCAATTTGCGCGCACATTTCGTGGGTCACAAGACCAGTCCAGCTGCCCGGGCTCAGAACTCCTGCCCCATTTGCCAGAAGAAGTTCACTAATGCTGTCACTCTGCAGCAACATGTTCGGATGCACCTGGGGGGCCAGATCCCCAACGGGGGTTCCACACTTTCTGAAGGTGCGGGAGCTGCCCAGGAAAACAGCTCTGAGCAGTCTACAGCCTCTGGACCAGGGAGTTTCCCCCAGCCGCAGTCCCAGCAACCATCTCCAGAAGAAAtgtctgaggaagaggaagaggatgaggaagaagaggaagacgtGACAGATGAAGATTCCCTAGCAGGAAGAGGCtcagagagtgggggagagaaggcCATATCAGTGCGAGGTGACTCAGAAGAGGTATCTGGGGCAGAGGAAGAAGTGGCAACATCAGTAGCGGTACCCACCACGGGGAAGGAGAAGGACAGTAATGAGAAAGCCCCTCAACACACTCTGCCGCCGCCTCCGCCACCACCCGACAACCTGGATCATCCCCAACCCATGGAGCAGGGAACCAGTGATATTTCCGGAGGCATGGAGGAAGAGGCCAAACTGGAGGGAACCTCAAGCCCCATGGCAGCCCTCACCCAAGAAGCGGAGGGCACCAGCACCCCTTTGGTGGAAGAGCTGAACTTACCGGAAGCCATGAAAAAGGAGCCAGGAGAGAACAGCGGCAGGAAGGCCTGTGAAATATGTGGCCAGAGCTTTCCCACCCAGACAGCTCTGGAGGAGCATCAGAAGACCCATCCCAAGGATGGGCCACTCTTCACTTGTGTCTTCTGCAGGCAGGGCTTCCTTGACCGTGCTACCCTCAAGAAGCACATGCTGTTGGCTCACCACCAGGTACCACCCTTTGCACCCCATGGCCCTCAGAATATTGCTACTCTTTCCttggtccctggatgttcctcctccatcccttcttcaGGGCTCTCCCCATTCCCTCGAAAAGATGACCCTACCATGCCATGA